The following are encoded together in the Umboniibacter marinipuniceus genome:
- the uvrA gene encoding excinuclease ABC subunit UvrA codes for MDKISLRGARTHNLKNIDLDLPRDKLIVITGLSGSGKSSLAFDTLYAEGQRRYVESLSTYARQFLSMMEKPDMDHIEGLSPAISIEQKSTSHNPRSTVGTITEIYDYLRLLYARVGEPRCPDHHEPLTARTVSEMVDTVLALEEGSKIMLLAPVVRERKGEHIHLFEKLRAQGFIRVRIDGIITDLDDLPELDKKKKHTIDVVVDRLKVRDDIQLRLAESFETALELAEGLATIAWIDGEHDEILLSAKYACPICDYSLKELEPRLFSFNNPAGACPSCDGLGIRQFIDPELVIQDEELSLAEGAIRGWDRRNVYYFHLLTSLADHLGFNVETPWKQLTAAQHHLILQGSKEEIDFSYVNDRGDVHRRRHRFEGIIPNMSRRYHETESNSVREEMAKYHSQQSCPECNGSRLCRAARHVFVDEKTISEITEMSVGRSYEYFEQLGFNGAKAEIADKILKELKDRFRFLNDVGLNYLSLNRSADTLSGGEAQRIRLASQIGAGLVGVMYILDEPSIGLHQRDNERLLNTLTRLRDLGNTVIVVEHDEDAIRLADYIVDIGPGAGVNGGEIVAEGTYQQILKSERSLTAKYLSGVEEIAIPAVRNAAKNNQFLTLSGCQGNNLQNVTLELPVGVFTCVTGVSGSGKSTLINRTLYPLAATALNRATTLKADEYGTIAGLDHFDKCIDINQSPIGRTPRSNPATYTGMFTPIRELFAGTQEARSRGYKPGRFSFNVKGGRCEACQGDGVTKVEMHFLPDVYVPCDICSGKRYNRETLEILYKGKNIHDVLEMSIEEALEFFDAVPSIRNRLQTLIDVGLTYIRLGQAATTLSGGEAQRVKLAKELSRRDTGQTLYILDEPTTGLHFHDIKQLLHVLHRLRDHGNTIVVIEHNLDVIKTADHIIDIGPEGGSGGGQIVAAGTPEEVAQIAKSHTGVFLKPMLEKKK; via the coding sequence ATGGATAAAATTTCTCTTCGCGGCGCTCGCACCCACAATTTAAAGAATATCGACTTGGATCTTCCTCGCGATAAGTTAATTGTCATTACTGGTCTCTCAGGTTCCGGCAAGAGTAGCTTGGCGTTCGATACGCTCTACGCCGAGGGCCAACGACGCTACGTTGAATCGCTCTCAACCTACGCCAGACAGTTCCTCTCGATGATGGAGAAGCCCGATATGGATCATATCGAAGGGCTATCCCCGGCTATTTCCATTGAGCAGAAATCAACGTCGCACAACCCCCGCTCTACTGTTGGCACGATTACTGAGATTTATGACTACCTCCGCCTACTATACGCCCGCGTAGGTGAACCGCGCTGCCCTGACCACCACGAACCACTGACGGCACGAACAGTGTCAGAGATGGTAGATACCGTCTTGGCCCTTGAAGAGGGCAGCAAGATCATGCTGCTGGCACCAGTAGTTCGGGAGCGTAAGGGTGAGCACATTCATCTGTTCGAAAAGCTTCGGGCTCAAGGTTTCATCCGCGTTCGCATTGATGGCATCATTACCGACCTCGATGACCTACCTGAACTAGACAAGAAAAAGAAGCACACCATTGATGTAGTGGTAGATCGACTGAAAGTTCGCGATGACATTCAGCTTCGTCTGGCCGAGAGTTTTGAGACGGCCCTAGAGTTGGCTGAAGGTTTAGCAACAATTGCCTGGATTGACGGCGAGCATGATGAGATTCTCTTGAGTGCGAAATACGCTTGCCCAATCTGTGACTACAGCCTTAAGGAACTTGAGCCACGGCTATTCTCATTCAATAACCCTGCCGGTGCCTGCCCCAGTTGCGATGGTTTAGGAATTCGTCAGTTCATTGATCCTGAGCTCGTCATTCAAGACGAAGAATTGTCGCTCGCCGAGGGTGCGATTCGCGGCTGGGATCGCCGCAACGTGTATTACTTCCATCTCCTCACCTCACTGGCTGATCATCTAGGCTTTAACGTTGAGACACCTTGGAAGCAACTCACTGCAGCGCAACATCACTTAATTCTCCAAGGGTCAAAGGAAGAAATTGATTTCTCCTATGTGAATGATCGCGGCGACGTTCACCGTCGACGCCATCGCTTCGAGGGAATCATTCCCAACATGTCTCGTCGCTACCACGAGACAGAGTCCAACTCAGTCCGCGAAGAGATGGCCAAGTACCATAGTCAGCAGAGCTGCCCAGAGTGCAACGGTTCGCGACTTTGTCGTGCCGCTCGACACGTTTTTGTTGATGAAAAAACGATTTCTGAAATTACGGAAATGTCGGTAGGCCGCAGCTATGAGTACTTCGAACAGCTTGGCTTTAACGGCGCTAAAGCCGAAATTGCCGATAAGATATTAAAGGAACTCAAGGATCGCTTCCGATTCTTGAATGACGTGGGGCTTAATTATCTTAGCCTCAATCGCTCCGCTGATACCCTATCGGGTGGTGAAGCGCAGCGTATTCGCCTTGCCTCACAAATTGGCGCAGGGTTAGTGGGCGTTATGTATATCCTTGATGAACCTAGTATTGGACTTCATCAACGAGACAACGAACGCCTGTTGAATACCTTAACGCGACTGCGTGATTTAGGTAACACCGTTATCGTGGTAGAACACGATGAAGACGCCATACGACTCGCCGACTACATTGTTGATATTGGCCCAGGAGCTGGCGTTAACGGCGGAGAAATTGTTGCTGAAGGCACCTACCAACAGATCCTAAAGAGTGAGCGATCACTTACTGCGAAGTATCTATCTGGCGTGGAAGAGATAGCCATTCCCGCTGTTCGTAATGCCGCCAAGAATAACCAGTTCTTGACGCTAAGCGGGTGCCAAGGAAATAACCTGCAAAACGTCACCCTTGAGCTGCCTGTAGGCGTATTTACCTGCGTTACCGGCGTGTCTGGCTCGGGGAAGTCTACGCTAATTAATCGAACGCTTTACCCGTTGGCAGCCACGGCGTTAAACCGCGCAACCACACTCAAGGCCGATGAGTATGGCACCATAGCAGGACTAGATCATTTCGATAAATGTATCGATATCAACCAGAGCCCTATTGGGCGAACACCTCGTTCGAACCCGGCAACCTATACCGGCATGTTTACGCCCATACGGGAACTATTCGCCGGCACGCAAGAAGCACGCTCACGCGGCTATAAGCCAGGTAGATTTTCATTCAACGTTAAAGGTGGACGCTGTGAGGCGTGTCAGGGCGATGGCGTAACGAAGGTAGAGATGCACTTCTTACCTGACGTTTATGTACCCTGCGATATCTGCTCGGGTAAACGCTATAACCGCGAAACACTAGAGATCCTCTATAAGGGCAAGAATATTCACGATGTGCTTGAGATGAGCATTGAAGAGGCATTGGAGTTCTTCGATGCCGTACCATCTATTCGCAATCGCCTGCAGACATTGATTGACGTGGGGCTAACCTATATCAGGCTAGGGCAAGCTGCCACCACGCTATCCGGCGGAGAAGCACAGCGAGTTAAACTAGCCAAGGAGCTATCCCGCCGAGACACTGGTCAGACGCTCTACATCCTTGATGAGCCAACTACCGGCCTTCATTTTCATGATATTAAGCAACTGCTGCATGTTCTGCACCGTCTTCGTGACCACGGCAACACCATTGTGGTGATTGAACACAATCTGGATGTCATTAAAACGGCTGACCATATTATTGATATTGGCCCCGAGGGCGGCTCCGGTGGCGGCCAAATTGTTGCCGCTGGCACACCGGAAGAAGTCGCTCAGATCGCCAAGTCACATACGGGCGTCTTTCTCAAACCCATGTTGGAGAAGAAAAAATGA